A genomic region of Bacteroidales bacterium contains the following coding sequences:
- a CDS encoding threonylcarbamoyl-AMP synthase produces the protein MLIRLYEQNPSARHVKMVADILRQGGTAIYPTDSVYGLGCDLFSSKAIDRIAQIKGIKPEKAYFSVIFADLSHLSDFTLPLNNNVFKLMRRNLPGPFTFILPANHNVPKILKGRKKTIGIRIPDNRIILDIVRELGHPLVTTSVHDDDAILEYTTDPELIYEKYGKMVDVVVHGGYGHNVPSTIIDCTDEEPVIVREGLRMPEL, from the coding sequence ATGTTAATCAGACTTTATGAACAAAATCCAAGTGCACGGCATGTAAAAATGGTGGCCGACATTTTGCGGCAAGGCGGAACAGCCATCTATCCCACTGATTCCGTGTATGGTCTGGGATGTGATTTGTTCAGCTCCAAAGCAATTGACCGGATTGCACAAATCAAGGGTATTAAGCCGGAAAAGGCGTATTTCTCGGTCATTTTTGCTGACCTGAGCCATTTGTCTGATTTTACTCTTCCCCTTAACAACAACGTTTTTAAATTGATGCGGCGCAACCTTCCCGGGCCCTTTACCTTCATACTGCCTGCCAACCATAACGTCCCGAAAATTCTTAAAGGACGCAAGAAAACAATAGGAATCCGTATTCCCGATAACCGTATTATCCTTGATATTGTTCGCGAACTCGGACATCCGCTTGTTACAACCTCTGTGCATGACGATGATGCCATTCTTGAATATACTACTGACCCGGAACTTATCTATGAAAAATACGGCAAGATGGTCGATGTGGTTGTTCATGGAGGATATGGCCATAACGTTCCTTCTACTATAATCGACTGCACGGATGAAGAACCTGTGATTGTCCGTGAGGGTTTGCGGATGCCTGAACTGTAA